The following are from one region of the Corynebacterium hindlerae genome:
- a CDS encoding glycosyltransferase family 2 protein: protein MITVTYSPGKYLTDFLDSVPGATKLPGVVIMADNGSTDGAPERAARTYDYAEFLPTGGNVGYGTAINIAAKSLRERREKGEINSEFFVISNPDVVFDAGAIDQMLDCARRNPRAGAVGPYIREADGSAYPSARAVPTLSNGIGHALFSAVWPNNPWSQAYRDDKDMSRERDAGWLSGSCLLVRWDAFEQIGGFDEGYFMYMEDVDLGDRLGKAGWRNVFCPTSRIQHSKGHVAGTRPELMLPAHHRSAYKFQADRHQGAVQAPVRALLWLGLKLRSEIAVACAKAKRRK from the coding sequence ATCATTACCGTGACGTACTCTCCGGGAAAGTACCTGACCGATTTCCTGGATTCTGTGCCTGGCGCAACGAAACTGCCTGGCGTGGTGATCATGGCAGACAACGGTTCCACTGACGGTGCTCCGGAACGCGCGGCGCGCACCTATGACTATGCCGAGTTCCTTCCCACTGGCGGCAATGTCGGCTACGGAACCGCCATTAATATCGCCGCCAAGTCCCTCCGCGAGCGGCGGGAAAAGGGCGAGATCAACTCCGAGTTCTTCGTGATCTCCAACCCCGACGTGGTGTTTGATGCTGGGGCGATTGATCAGATGCTGGACTGCGCTCGTCGTAATCCGCGCGCCGGGGCAGTGGGGCCATACATCCGGGAAGCGGACGGCTCCGCGTACCCATCTGCCCGCGCTGTGCCAACACTGTCCAATGGCATCGGACATGCCTTGTTCTCCGCCGTCTGGCCGAACAACCCCTGGTCTCAGGCTTACCGTGACGATAAAGACATGTCCCGTGAGCGTGACGCCGGGTGGCTGTCTGGATCCTGCCTTTTGGTGCGCTGGGATGCCTTTGAACAGATCGGTGGCTTTGACGAGGGCTACTTCATGTATATGGAAGATGTTGATCTGGGCGACCGCCTGGGCAAGGCGGGATGGCGCAATGTGTTCTGCCCAACCTCCCGGATCCAGCACAGCAAGGGGCATGTGGCGGGCACCCGCCCGGAGCTCATGCTTCCGGCGCACCACCGGAGTGCGTATAAGTTTCAAGCAGACCGCCATCAGGGAGCAGTGCAAGCTCCGGTGCGGGCGCTACTGTGGCTAGGTTTAAAGCTTCGCAGCGAGATTGCGGTGGCGTGCGCTAAGGCAAAGCGCCGGAAGTAG
- a CDS encoding WhiB family transcriptional regulator, producing MEFVADGATSRGVNSGLDTGSDLTFDALFGAVEQEWQDQALCAQTDPEAFFPEKGGSTREAKRICQACGVRDECLEFALEHDERFGIWGGLSERERRRLKKQIG from the coding sequence ATGGAATTTGTGGCGGATGGCGCAACTTCCCGCGGGGTGAATTCCGGGTTGGATACCGGCTCTGACCTAACCTTTGACGCACTCTTTGGTGCTGTGGAGCAAGAGTGGCAAGATCAAGCCCTCTGTGCGCAGACAGACCCAGAAGCCTTTTTTCCGGAAAAGGGTGGTTCCACTCGTGAAGCCAAACGCATCTGTCAGGCCTGTGGTGTCCGCGATGAATGCCTAGAGTTTGCCCTAGAACACGATGAGCGATTCGGTATTTGGGGTGGCCTTTCTGAGCGTGAGCGCCGTCGCCTCAAGAAGCAAATCGGCTAG
- a CDS encoding metallopeptidase family protein, with amino-acid sequence MDVKAARNRHGRGARGPLLPQATPRHRTRSQLFDAAVLEAYAPIANAYPEELATLDIAVDMIPRMRLNPDADFFTDEVVADGPVPLGRVIPAGIDRFGKATRPRVVVFRKPIEARYETAEERREILRMVLTTLVAYHLGIDPDEIDPGARW; translated from the coding sequence ATGGACGTAAAAGCTGCGCGTAATCGACATGGCCGAGGTGCCCGCGGGCCACTGCTGCCTCAGGCCACCCCGAGGCACCGCACACGCTCGCAGCTTTTCGACGCCGCTGTGCTCGAAGCCTATGCCCCCATCGCGAACGCGTACCCCGAGGAGCTCGCGACGCTCGACATTGCAGTGGATATGATCCCGCGGATGCGCCTCAATCCGGATGCCGATTTCTTCACCGATGAGGTGGTCGCCGATGGTCCCGTCCCACTGGGTCGCGTGATTCCTGCTGGCATTGATCGGTTTGGAAAGGCAACTCGCCCTCGCGTGGTGGTGTTTCGGAAGCCTATTGAAGCTCGGTATGAAACAGCAGAAGAGCGCCGGGAGATCCTCCGCATGGTTCTCACGACGCTGGTTGCCTATCACTTGGGCATTGATCCCGATGAGATCGACCCTGGGGCGCGGTGGTAG
- a CDS encoding LCP family protein, whose translation MTHSPRHSRDIQAAPIAKPQLAQSGSTPVKVLLALLSAAVLIVSGTGYSLVGSLGRDVASAGGLSLGNGGKGIKEAKDGATDILLVGSDSRTDAQGNALSPDEIAMLRAGDEENDNTDTIMVIRVPNDGSSATAISIPRDTYIHDSQLGNTKINGVYRGYKSAKYSELTSAGVSDEKKLEEESKDAGRKGLIDAVAKLSGITVDHYAEIGLLGFVLFTDAVGGVQVCLNEDTQDEFSGANFTKGVQTLQGPDALSFVRQRHGLPRGDLDRIVRQQAFMASLVNQALTTGTLTNPAKLASLSAAVRRSVVIDEDWDVMSFATQLQNLAGGRVRFETIPVTSIDGVGDYGESVVTIDTAQVHNFFDELLGNGTTSTETSTAASKSSSLHILNATTQAGLASQVAGAMKNAGYNIAEVGNAPTGMYNNTQVVAADPESPEAASLAKELGGVPVTASTSLDASSLVVVIGADYTGPKSDEPLETETSTSQTVGQPGTDFGSDVEVAPSIDAGGNGPRCVN comes from the coding sequence GTGACTCATTCCCCCCGCCACAGCCGCGATATTCAGGCCGCGCCAATCGCCAAACCACAGCTGGCGCAGTCCGGTTCGACGCCTGTGAAGGTCTTGCTGGCGCTGCTCTCAGCCGCGGTGCTGATTGTTTCCGGTACGGGGTATTCACTGGTTGGCTCACTGGGGCGCGATGTTGCCTCCGCCGGCGGGCTCAGCCTCGGCAATGGCGGCAAAGGTATTAAGGAAGCCAAGGACGGCGCGACGGACATCCTGCTGGTCGGCTCCGACTCCCGTACCGACGCCCAGGGCAACGCCCTTTCTCCTGATGAGATCGCCATGCTGCGCGCCGGCGATGAGGAAAACGACAACACCGACACCATCATGGTGATCCGCGTACCTAACGACGGCTCCTCCGCCACCGCCATCTCCATCCCCCGCGATACCTACATCCACGACTCTCAGCTGGGCAACACCAAAATCAACGGCGTCTACCGCGGTTACAAATCCGCCAAGTATTCCGAGCTGACCAGCGCCGGCGTGAGCGACGAGAAGAAGCTGGAGGAGGAGTCGAAGGACGCCGGACGCAAGGGGCTTATCGACGCCGTGGCCAAGCTCTCCGGAATCACCGTCGATCACTACGCCGAAATTGGCTTGCTGGGCTTCGTGCTGTTTACCGACGCCGTCGGCGGAGTTCAGGTGTGTCTGAATGAAGATACCCAGGACGAGTTCTCCGGCGCGAACTTCACCAAGGGTGTGCAGACGCTCCAGGGCCCTGACGCGCTGTCTTTCGTCCGGCAGCGCCACGGACTGCCCCGTGGCGACCTCGACCGCATCGTGCGCCAGCAAGCCTTCATGGCGTCCTTGGTCAACCAGGCCCTGACCACCGGAACGCTGACCAACCCGGCTAAGCTCGCCAGCTTGTCCGCTGCGGTTCGTCGCTCCGTGGTGATCGACGAAGACTGGGATGTCATGAGCTTTGCTACCCAGCTGCAGAACCTCGCCGGAGGCCGCGTGCGGTTCGAAACCATCCCGGTGACCTCCATCGATGGCGTGGGCGACTACGGCGAGTCTGTGGTCACCATTGATACCGCCCAGGTGCACAATTTCTTCGACGAACTGCTCGGAAATGGCACCACCAGCACGGAGACGTCAACGGCTGCTTCCAAGTCCAGCTCGCTTCATATCCTCAACGCCACCACTCAGGCAGGCCTCGCCTCCCAGGTAGCAGGGGCGATGAAGAATGCCGGATACAACATTGCCGAGGTCGGCAACGCTCCGACGGGCATGTACAACAACACCCAGGTCGTGGCTGCGGATCCTGAGTCCCCCGAGGCGGCCTCCTTGGCCAAAGAACTAGGTGGCGTGCCGGTCACGGCTTCTACGTCGCTCGATGCGTCGTCACTGGTCGTCGTTATTGGCGCGGACTACACCGGTCCGAAATCCGACGAACCGTTGGAGACCGAAACCTCGACCTCCCAAACCGTCGGTCAACCAGGCACAGATTTCGGGTCCGACGTAGAAGTGGCGCCGTCAATCGACGCAGGTGGCAACGGCCCACGCTGCGTGAACTAA
- a CDS encoding DUF3499 domain-containing protein → MSNFRRCSRPGCGKPAVATLTYAYAESTAVIGPLAPAAEPHSWDLCEEHAAKITAPLGWEMLRVTGIPTDEDDDDLTALAEAVREAGRQSSGLVMDNPTHNHPIHRSQRKQVEKGRRRAHLYVVESDD, encoded by the coding sequence GTGAGTAATTTTCGTCGTTGCAGTCGCCCAGGATGCGGCAAGCCCGCGGTGGCTACCCTGACGTATGCGTACGCAGAATCTACCGCCGTCATCGGACCCCTCGCACCAGCAGCAGAACCGCACAGTTGGGACCTGTGCGAAGAGCATGCTGCCAAAATCACCGCCCCGCTCGGGTGGGAGATGCTTCGCGTGACGGGTATCCCGACGGACGAAGATGACGACGACCTCACGGCGCTGGCGGAAGCCGTGCGGGAAGCTGGTCGGCAGTCATCCGGGCTGGTGATGGACAACCCGACCCATAATCACCCTATCCACCGCTCCCAGCGGAAACAGGTGGAAAAAGGACGCAGGCGTGCGCACCTGTATGTCGTCGAAAGCGACGATTGA
- the manB gene encoding mannose-1-phosphate guanylyltransferase, whose protein sequence is MTTHSLANATDAVILVGGKGTRLCPLTLSTPKPMLPTAGVPFLTHLLARIKAAGITHVVMGTSYKAEVFEQYFGDGSDMGLEIEYVVEEEALGTGGGIRNVYDKLRHDTVMVFNGDVLGGTDLTKVLETHETKQADLTMHLVRVPDPRAFGCVPTDAEGRVSAFLEKTEDPPTDQINAGIYVFKRELIETIPAGRAVSVERETFPRLLEEGRRVFGYVDQSYWRDMGTPDDFVRGSSDLVRGIAPSPLLEGRTGEGLVDDTAGVSDGAWLLGGTVVGRGSEIGAGVRLDGTVVFDGVTIEPGAIIENSIIGAGVTIGANARISDCVIGDGAQIGARCELKGGMRVWPGVVIPDNGVRFSSDA, encoded by the coding sequence ATGACTACTCACTCACTGGCTAATGCCACCGACGCAGTGATCCTCGTCGGGGGCAAAGGCACTCGATTGTGCCCGCTCACGCTGTCTACCCCAAAGCCGATGCTGCCCACTGCAGGCGTGCCGTTTCTGACGCACCTGCTGGCCCGCATCAAGGCAGCTGGCATCACCCACGTGGTCATGGGCACCTCGTACAAGGCGGAAGTGTTCGAGCAGTACTTTGGCGATGGCTCGGACATGGGCCTGGAAATTGAGTACGTGGTGGAGGAGGAAGCCCTCGGCACTGGTGGTGGCATCCGCAACGTGTACGACAAGCTGCGCCATGACACCGTCATGGTGTTTAACGGGGATGTGCTGGGTGGCACGGACTTGACCAAGGTGCTGGAAACCCACGAAACGAAGCAAGCGGATCTGACCATGCACCTCGTGCGGGTGCCTGACCCTCGCGCCTTCGGCTGCGTGCCTACTGACGCCGAAGGTCGGGTCTCAGCCTTCTTGGAAAAGACCGAGGACCCACCAACGGATCAGATCAATGCAGGTATTTACGTATTCAAGCGGGAATTGATCGAAACTATCCCGGCTGGCCGTGCAGTCTCGGTCGAGCGGGAGACGTTCCCGCGGCTCCTGGAGGAGGGACGCCGGGTGTTCGGTTACGTGGATCAGTCTTATTGGCGTGACATGGGAACCCCGGATGATTTCGTGCGCGGGTCCTCCGACCTGGTTCGTGGCATTGCTCCGTCGCCGTTGCTGGAAGGCCGCACTGGCGAGGGGCTCGTGGATGACACCGCTGGGGTCAGCGATGGGGCGTGGCTGCTCGGAGGCACAGTAGTGGGGCGTGGCTCCGAAATCGGTGCTGGAGTTCGCCTCGACGGAACCGTCGTCTTCGACGGTGTCACGATTGAACCGGGCGCAATTATTGAAAACTCAATTATTGGCGCTGGCGTCACTATCGGTGCTAATGCCCGGATCTCTGACTGCGTGATTGGTGATGGCGCTCAGATTGGCGCGCGTTGTGAGCTCAAGGGCGGTATGCGGGTATGGCCCGGAGTGGTGATCCCGGATAACGGGGTTCGTTTCTCCTCCGACGCCTAA
- a CDS encoding phosphomannomutase/phosphoglucomutase, with amino-acid sequence MRTAAPRNRDDVEAVIKAYDVRGIVGERIDADFMRDTGAAFGRLMRSENESRIVIGHDMRVSGPELATAFAEGVMEQGVSVTMLGLTSTDQLYYASGVKNCPGAMFTASHNPAAYNGIKLCRGGARPVGQESGLRTIIDDLVAGVPGYDGEPGTLSHEDCLEGYGEFLRDLVDLSGIRPLKVAVDAANGMGGHTVPAVLSGLPLDIEPLYFELDGSFPNHEANPLDPKNLVDLQKFVLETKADIGLAFDGDADRCFVIDELGQPVSPSAICAIVAERYLAQQPGATIIHNLITSKAVPEIIAENGGTAVRTRVGHSFIKKTMADEAAVFGGEHSAHYYFTEFFNADSGMLAAMHVLAALGTQEKPLSEMMAQYNRYEASGEINSQLASKEAQQERTQAVLDHFTDRIESVDTLDGVSVELKGTKAWFNVRASNTEPLLRLNAEAPTREEVDALTAEVLSVIRA; translated from the coding sequence ATGCGCACTGCTGCACCTCGCAACCGCGACGATGTCGAAGCTGTCATCAAAGCTTACGACGTACGCGGGATTGTCGGCGAAAGAATTGACGCCGATTTTATGCGCGACACCGGTGCCGCCTTCGGTCGCTTGATGCGTAGCGAAAACGAAAGCCGCATTGTCATCGGACACGACATGCGAGTATCGGGGCCGGAACTGGCCACAGCGTTCGCTGAGGGCGTCATGGAACAGGGAGTATCCGTAACGATGCTTGGCCTGACCTCCACCGACCAGCTGTACTACGCCTCCGGCGTGAAAAACTGCCCAGGTGCGATGTTCACCGCGTCCCACAACCCGGCCGCATACAACGGCATCAAGCTCTGCCGTGGCGGGGCACGTCCGGTGGGGCAGGAATCCGGTTTGCGCACCATTATCGACGACCTGGTCGCCGGAGTCCCTGGCTATGACGGTGAACCTGGCACGCTAAGCCACGAGGACTGCTTGGAAGGCTACGGCGAGTTTCTGCGTGACCTGGTTGACCTGTCCGGTATTCGGCCACTGAAAGTAGCCGTCGACGCAGCCAATGGCATGGGCGGCCACACTGTCCCTGCGGTGCTCAGCGGTCTGCCGCTGGATATTGAGCCGCTGTACTTTGAGCTGGACGGTTCCTTCCCGAACCATGAGGCTAACCCACTCGATCCGAAGAACCTGGTGGACCTGCAGAAGTTCGTGCTGGAAACTAAGGCTGATATTGGGTTGGCATTCGACGGAGACGCGGACCGGTGCTTCGTGATTGATGAGCTAGGTCAGCCAGTGAGCCCTTCCGCTATCTGCGCTATTGTTGCGGAGCGCTATCTGGCGCAGCAGCCGGGGGCGACCATCATCCACAATCTGATTACCTCGAAGGCCGTTCCGGAGATTATTGCGGAAAATGGCGGTACCGCGGTGCGTACCCGCGTGGGGCACTCCTTCATTAAAAAGACCATGGCCGATGAAGCTGCTGTCTTCGGTGGCGAGCACTCGGCGCATTACTACTTCACTGAATTCTTCAACGCGGACTCTGGCATGCTCGCGGCGATGCACGTGCTTGCTGCGTTGGGTACCCAAGAAAAGCCACTCAGCGAGATGATGGCGCAGTACAACCGCTACGAGGCATCCGGGGAGATTAACTCCCAGCTAGCGTCGAAGGAGGCGCAGCAGGAACGCACCCAGGCTGTTCTGGATCATTTCACTGATCGTATCGAATCGGTGGACACGCTCGACGGCGTCAGCGTGGAGCTCAAGGGGACAAAGGCGTGGTTTAATGTGCGCGCATCGAACACTGAGCCGCTACTGCGCCTGAACGCGGAAGCCCCGACTCGGGAAGAAGTAGACGCGCTCACTGCGGAAGTCCTCAGTGTGATCCGAGCCTGA
- the rfbD gene encoding dTDP-4-dehydrorhamnose reductase, with protein MRAVVVGSGGQLGSAMTHLAPTGAHVLGLSRADYDLATLTESDLTSLTTRFAGADVVINTSSYTAVDAAETDEEVAYAVNARAPELLAAAAREVGAHFVHISTDYVFGAGVPRRPLQIDDPKHPNTVYGASKLAGERAVLDAHPDAAIVRTAWLFTGDLQPHPDFVSTMLRLAREGVNPKVVNDQWGNPTCARDLATGLWALAYRRLSGTFHGASDSPTTWFEVARETFEACGADPERVQPCTTAEFPRPAARPEWSVLDTSTWHDADLPAFPEWRTAVRAAVSTKL; from the coding sequence ATGAGAGCAGTGGTAGTGGGAAGCGGGGGCCAACTCGGCAGTGCAATGACACACCTCGCGCCCACCGGGGCACATGTGCTGGGACTTTCCCGTGCCGACTATGACCTGGCCACTCTCACTGAGTCAGATCTCACATCGCTGACCACCCGGTTTGCGGGGGCCGACGTGGTGATCAACACCAGCTCCTACACCGCCGTCGACGCCGCAGAAACAGACGAAGAAGTCGCCTACGCAGTGAACGCGAGGGCCCCGGAGCTGCTTGCCGCCGCAGCCCGCGAGGTGGGGGCGCACTTCGTGCACATCAGTACCGACTATGTGTTCGGCGCCGGCGTCCCACGTCGCCCGCTGCAGATCGACGACCCTAAGCACCCCAATACCGTCTACGGTGCCAGCAAGCTCGCCGGTGAACGTGCCGTGCTCGACGCTCACCCCGATGCCGCCATCGTGCGCACTGCCTGGCTTTTTACCGGGGATCTGCAACCCCACCCCGACTTCGTCTCCACGATGCTGCGCCTCGCTCGGGAAGGCGTTAACCCCAAGGTGGTTAACGACCAGTGGGGAAACCCGACGTGCGCCCGCGACCTCGCCACCGGGCTGTGGGCACTTGCTTATCGACGGCTCAGTGGCACCTTTCACGGAGCGAGCGATAGCCCGACCACCTGGTTCGAGGTAGCCAGGGAAACGTTTGAGGCCTGTGGCGCCGACCCAGAACGCGTCCAGCCATGCACGACAGCGGAATTTCCCCGACCCGCGGCCCGCCCGGAATGGTCCGTCCTCGATACTTCCACCTGGCACGATGCGGATTTACCTGCGTTTCCGGAGTGGCGCACAGCAGTCCGTGCCGCCGTGTCCACTAAGCTGTGA
- a CDS encoding ABC transporter substrate-binding protein, translating into MNITRRTAAVLAVAGITSALVTGCSSADDKAGSNSESNTARGPITFAMGKNDTDKIKPVIEKWNAEHPDEKVELKELAGEADAQRDTLVQSLQAGNSDYDVMALDVIWTADFAANQWLAPLEGDLKVDTSKLLESTVESATYNKKLYAVPQNTNGQLLFRNTELAPEAPKTFDDLKKACEQVKEQDCLTLQLKQYEGLTVNTVGFMEGWGGKVLKDDGKTPAVDSAESKAGLQALVDAYADGTISKASISATEEETNLAFTEGKTAFAINWPYMFSNSQESEVNGKFEVQPLVGKDGVGVSTLGGYNNGININSKHKATARDFIEFVINEENQKSFADNSFPPVLASIYDDAALVEKYPYLPALKQSLENASPRPVSPFYPAISKAIQDNSYAALTAGKSVDDATKDMKAAIENAAK; encoded by the coding sequence ATGAATATCACTCGTCGCACCGCCGCGGTGCTTGCTGTTGCTGGTATCACTTCGGCACTGGTGACCGGCTGTTCTTCCGCTGATGACAAGGCCGGCTCCAACTCTGAGTCCAACACCGCTCGTGGCCCTATCACCTTCGCAATGGGCAAGAATGATACTGACAAGATCAAGCCTGTGATCGAAAAGTGGAATGCCGAGCACCCTGACGAAAAGGTTGAGCTGAAAGAGCTGGCTGGTGAAGCCGACGCACAGCGCGATACCTTGGTGCAGTCTCTGCAGGCAGGTAACTCTGACTACGACGTCATGGCTCTGGACGTCATCTGGACCGCAGACTTCGCAGCAAACCAGTGGCTCGCTCCACTGGAGGGCGACCTGAAGGTTGACACCTCTAAGCTGCTCGAGTCCACCGTCGAGTCCGCTACCTACAATAAGAAGCTGTACGCGGTGCCACAGAACACCAACGGCCAGTTGCTCTTCCGTAACACCGAACTCGCCCCAGAAGCACCAAAGACCTTCGACGATCTGAAGAAGGCCTGCGAACAGGTCAAGGAGCAGGACTGTCTGACCCTGCAGCTCAAGCAGTACGAAGGACTAACTGTGAACACCGTTGGCTTCATGGAAGGCTGGGGCGGCAAGGTCCTCAAGGACGACGGCAAGACCCCAGCAGTAGATTCCGCTGAGTCCAAGGCCGGTCTGCAGGCGCTTGTCGACGCCTACGCCGACGGCACCATCTCCAAGGCTTCCATCTCCGCCACCGAGGAAGAGACGAACCTGGCCTTCACCGAAGGCAAGACCGCGTTCGCTATCAACTGGCCTTACATGTTCTCCAACTCCCAGGAGTCTGAGGTGAACGGCAAGTTTGAGGTCCAGCCACTCGTCGGCAAGGACGGCGTGGGCGTATCCACCCTCGGCGGCTACAACAACGGCATCAACATCAACTCCAAGCACAAGGCAACCGCCCGTGACTTCATCGAGTTCGTGATCAACGAGGAAAACCAGAAGTCCTTCGCGGACAACTCCTTCCCACCAGTGCTGGCCTCCATCTACGATGACGCTGCCCTGGTAGAAAAGTACCCGTACCTGCCAGCACTGAAGCAGTCTCTGGAAAACGCATCTCCACGTCCGGTATCCCCGTTCTACCCTGCTATTTCCAAGGCCATCCAGGACAACTCCTACGCTGCACTGACGGCAGGTAAGAGCGTCGACGATGCTACCAAGGACATGAAGGCCGCTATCGAGAACGCCGCTAAGTAA
- the manA gene encoding mannose-6-phosphate isomerase, class I: MELLTGKLRHYPWGSRELIAQLRGDQEASDRPEAELWFGAHPGGSATVGDAALVDVIAADPAGQLGERVRARFGDELPFLLKILAAAEPLSLQAHPTPEQAADGFQRENALGIDLAADNRNYKDANHKPELIVALTEFEAMAGFRPLAKTLELFDRLGSTEVERYLAMLDRSPEREAADLRVLFTTWITIPGGSRSTLIDDIVASAAQQLADPQLPDWMREELSNVVELHNRYPNDVGVLGALLLNKFTLQPGEGLYLDAGELHAYVSGLGVEIMANSDNVLRGGLTSKHVDVPELVRVLRFESLADPRVIPERNGDCLHFPTPIDEFTLRQCVLGSAVPVEHDGPVIVLVTDGTAELTCDDQQLTVPAGTAAWVPATDGTVTLQPTGATVFIATV; this comes from the coding sequence ATGGAACTACTGACGGGTAAGTTGAGGCATTACCCGTGGGGATCGCGCGAGTTGATCGCTCAGCTGCGTGGTGACCAGGAAGCCTCGGACCGACCAGAGGCGGAACTCTGGTTCGGAGCACACCCCGGTGGTTCCGCAACCGTTGGCGACGCTGCACTTGTCGACGTCATAGCTGCCGATCCTGCTGGGCAACTCGGCGAACGCGTGCGGGCGCGCTTCGGCGATGAACTACCGTTTTTGCTGAAAATCCTTGCAGCTGCCGAACCCCTTTCCCTGCAAGCTCACCCCACGCCGGAACAAGCGGCAGACGGGTTCCAGCGGGAAAACGCCCTGGGAATCGACCTGGCTGCGGATAACCGCAATTACAAAGACGCCAATCACAAGCCGGAACTGATCGTCGCTTTGACTGAGTTCGAGGCCATGGCGGGGTTCCGACCACTAGCGAAGACCCTTGAACTCTTTGACCGGCTCGGCAGTACCGAAGTGGAACGCTACCTGGCGATGCTGGATCGCTCCCCAGAGCGGGAAGCTGCAGATCTTCGGGTCCTGTTCACCACCTGGATCACTATTCCTGGGGGTAGCCGTTCCACGCTGATCGATGACATCGTGGCTTCAGCCGCACAGCAGCTTGCTGATCCGCAGCTCCCGGACTGGATGCGGGAAGAACTGTCCAACGTGGTGGAGCTGCATAACCGCTACCCAAACGATGTCGGCGTGCTGGGAGCGTTGCTGCTCAACAAGTTCACCTTGCAACCGGGGGAGGGACTGTACCTCGACGCCGGTGAGCTCCACGCATACGTCAGTGGTCTGGGCGTGGAAATTATGGCCAACTCAGACAATGTGCTGCGTGGTGGCCTAACGTCCAAGCATGTCGACGTACCGGAGCTGGTGCGCGTACTGCGCTTCGAATCCCTTGCCGATCCACGTGTGATTCCGGAGCGAAACGGGGATTGTCTTCACTTTCCCACGCCGATCGACGAGTTCACGCTGCGCCAGTGTGTCCTGGGATCAGCGGTGCCGGTCGAACACGACGGTCCGGTGATTGTCCTCGTTACCGATGGGACTGCCGAGCTGACATGCGACGATCAGCAGCTCACTGTCCCCGCGGGGACTGCGGCGTGGGTGCCGGCCACAGACGGAACAGTGACGTTGCAGCCAACTGGAGCCACTGTTTTTATCGCGACGGTTTAG
- a CDS encoding TIGR03089 family protein — MQLLRTILDADPAAPRLTFYNESTGSRLDFSAVTLDNWAAKVGNMLLEEFDLEPGASIAIDLPPCWQAAVISLGALAAGVTVHFTDAPADVLFCGLDRENFTDYSDVAVVTDDPFGRGVAEIGAALPDGTVDFGPTVRFYGDQFFPDTPALADCLPEHAPTFSAGERVLSTGWEDWDSFVAAALAPLAHGGSAVIVTGPVSTERLEKIATTERVTKRG, encoded by the coding sequence ATGCAACTCCTCCGCACCATCTTGGACGCAGACCCCGCTGCCCCTCGCCTGACGTTTTATAACGAATCCACGGGTTCCCGCCTCGATTTCTCCGCCGTCACCTTGGATAACTGGGCTGCGAAGGTCGGCAACATGTTGTTGGAGGAGTTCGATCTGGAACCTGGGGCAAGTATCGCCATCGATCTGCCGCCCTGCTGGCAGGCTGCGGTCATTTCGCTCGGCGCATTGGCGGCGGGCGTGACCGTTCATTTCACCGACGCCCCCGCAGATGTCTTGTTTTGTGGCCTCGACCGAGAAAACTTCACGGACTACTCCGACGTCGCGGTTGTCACCGATGATCCTTTCGGCCGTGGTGTTGCGGAGATCGGCGCGGCGCTTCCTGACGGAACTGTCGACTTCGGCCCAACGGTTCGTTTCTACGGAGATCAGTTTTTCCCAGACACCCCCGCCCTCGCCGACTGTCTTCCCGAACACGCCCCGACTTTTTCTGCTGGGGAAAGGGTCCTGTCCACTGGTTGGGAGGACTGGGATAGCTTCGTCGCTGCCGCACTGGCTCCCCTGGCACACGGGGGTAGCGCTGTGATTGTTACCGGCCCTGTGTCCACTGAACGGTTAGAGAAAATTGCCACGACAGAGCGTGTAACCAAGCGCGGATAA